One stretch of Sulfuricystis multivorans DNA includes these proteins:
- a CDS encoding Dps family protein, whose product MDIGISDKDRKAIAEGLSRLLADSYTLYLMTHNFHWNVTGPMFNTLHLMFMQQYTEQWNALDMIAERIRALGHPAPGTYKEFAKLASIEEVTGVPKAMEMVRLLVAAQEATARTARSLVPLLEKANDQPTLDLITQRLEVHEKTAWMLRSLLEE is encoded by the coding sequence ATCGACATCGGCATTTCGGACAAGGATCGCAAAGCGATCGCCGAGGGGTTGTCGCGTCTGCTCGCCGACAGCTACACGCTGTATCTGATGACGCACAATTTCCACTGGAACGTCACCGGGCCGATGTTCAACACCCTGCACCTGATGTTCATGCAGCAATACACCGAGCAGTGGAACGCGCTCGACATGATCGCCGAACGCATCCGCGCGCTCGGCCATCCCGCGCCGGGTACCTACAAGGAGTTCGCCAAGCTGGCGTCGATCGAGGAGGTGACGGGCGTACCGAAGGCGATGGAGATGGTGCGACTGCTCGTCGCTGCTCAGGAAGCCACCGCGCGCACCGCGCGCAGCCTCGTCCCGCTGCTCGAAAAGGCCAACGACCAGCCGACGCTGGATCTCATCACCCAGCGGCTGGAAGTGCATGAGAAGACAGCCTGGATGCTGAGGAGCCTGCTCGAAGAGTGA